In Chanodichthys erythropterus isolate Z2021 chromosome 11, ASM2448905v1, whole genome shotgun sequence, a single window of DNA contains:
- the hp gene encoding haptoglobin has protein sequence MRWLSVAVLLLGTITCLPDASLALDRVREHVSAHRISALRPKRMVGGSLTASVPWQAMVYLSENILDGGFAGGALIAERWVLTAGRNLFVRKSQNHTRGQEPLIPKVYLGISKRSDANASTEVAVEKVFLHPGFQNTSDWDNDLALIKLKEPVNFSESIMPIPLPEIGDNQEEREGERGIIAGWGWGKLFTPAPMLKFLALPVQFCQGNYLARVLASTPDVDNKQFCTGPSEYQENVCLGDAGGALAFLNPNTSTVYAAGILSFDKACSVEEHAVYTKISAYLPWIHGVMRGDSEEFPAQRALIMSHMFSQQP, from the exons ATGAGGTG GCTGTCTGTGGCTGTGCTGCTCTTGGGCACCATTACTTGCCTGCCAGATGCGTCTCTTGCTTTGGACAGAGTCAGAGAGCATGTTTCGG CTCACAGGATTTCTGCCCTACGTCCCAAACGAATGGTGGGGGGATCACTGACTGCATCCGTCCCCTGGCAGGCAATGGTGTACCTCAGTGAAAACATACTAGATGGAGGTTTTGCTGGAGGAGCCCTGATAGCTGAGCGCTGGGTACTGACTGCCGGCCGTAACCTATTTGTACGAAAGAGTCAAAATCACACCAGAGGACAAGAACCATTAATCCCAAAAGTCTATCTTGGAATCAGCAAACGTTCTGATGCAAATGCTTCGACGGAAGTAGCTGTGGAGAAG GTGTTTTTGCATCCAGGGTTCCAGAACACATCCGACTGGGACAATGACCTTGCTCTGATCAAACTGAAGGAGCCAGTCAATTTTAGTGAGTCTATAATGCCCATCCCCCTCCCTGAGATTGGAGATAACCAGGAAGAGAGGGAAGGAGAGAGAGGCATTATCGCTGGGTGGGGCTGGGGGAAACTTTTTACCCCTGCGCCAATGCTGAAGTTTCTCGCTCTGCCTGTCCAGTTCTGCCAGGGTAACTACTTAGCAAGGGTCCTCGCGAGCACACCAGATGTGGATAACAAACAGTTCTGCACAGGACCCAGTGAGTACCAGGAAAACGTGTGCCTTGGTGATGCAGGGGGCGCTCTTGCGTTCCTGAACCCCAACACCAGTACAGTGTATGCTGCGGGCATCCTCTCCTTTGACAAGGCTTGTTCTGTAGAAGAGCATGCGGTCTACACAAAGATTTCTGCCTACCTGCCCTGGATTCATGGTGTCATGAGAGGGGATTCAGAAGAATTTCCAGCGCAGCGTGCTTTAATCATGAGTCACATGTTTTCACAACAACCGTAG
- the LOC137030798 gene encoding trace amine-associated receptor 13c-like: METANQTVTEYPWTGQTLAPLCTARCCGLLNRTLAVMFMVSLAFAIVVGNVVTLTVFMQIRHSRTPQGYLKVSLAIADMMVGVWVVPFSVYTEISLMVTSTPPTWYQGISTDSLEGVSGPWQPCMLIGPVFAGCTFVSISTIFLMTVERCVAILRPLHKDALVTRHRTLFLILLSWAGSFLLAMAPLMLSNSFTLEYNECSRMCNYAPLLIGNQLPPDANILLLFPAFDFSLLGGTLAVNILSFTSIRRYSRKRKLLSEGSLGTDAGAGGCPHRPSFSDIKAAKTIGILTFAFTASFSPIAVFVLGNVVGYTWCNFSFFAFWILTGNSCCNVIIYSVRDHRFRLRIYRLVEASTREDTSSTRRL; encoded by the exons ATGGAGACTGCTAACCAGACCGTGACTGAATATCCATGGACAGGACAAACTTTGGCACCTCTCTGCACAGCCCGCTGCTGTGGACTGCTAAACCGAACGTTGGCAGTCATGTTCATGGTCAGTCTGGCCTTCGCCATTGTGGTGGGGAACGTGGTGACACTTACTGTTTTCATGCAGATCCGGCATTCTCGGACACCACAGGGCTACCTCAAAG TGTCCCTGGCCATCGCCGACATGATGGTTGGAGTCTGGGTGGTACCATTTTCTGTATACACCGAAATCTCTCTCATGGTGACCAGCACTCCACCGACGTGGTACCAGGGCATCTCAACAGACTCACTGGAGGGTGTATCAGGGCCTTGGCAACCCTGCATGCTGATTGGTCCAGTTTTTGCTGGATGCACCTTTGTCTCAATTAGTACCATCTTTCTGATGACAGTGGAGCGATGTGTGGCAATCCTGCGTCCGCTGCATAAAGACGCTCTTGTGACACGGCATCGTACCCTGTTCCTAATTCTCTTGTCCTGGGCAGGCAGCTTCTTACTGGCCATGGCCCCGCTCATGCTGAGCAACAGCTTCACGCTGGAGTACAACGAATGCAGCCGAATGTGCAACTATGCACCCTTACTAATTGGGAATCAATTGCCTCCAGATGCAAACATCCTTCTGCTGTTTCCAGCCTTTGACTTCAGTTTACTAGGGGGCACATTAGCCGTCAATATCCTGTCCTTTACCAGTATCCGCCGTTACTCCCGCAAACGGAAGCTGCTCTCTGAGGGAAGTCTTGGCACGGATGCAGGAGCTGGTGGTTGTCCCCATAGACCCTCTTTTTCTGACATCAAAGCAGCTAAAACCATTGGAATCCTCACCTTTGCCTTCACAGCCTCATTCTCTCCTATCGCCGTATTTGTGCTGGGCAATGTAGTGGGATACACCTGGTGCAACTTCTCCTTTTTTGCATTTTGGATTCTGACGGGCAACAGTTGCTGCAATGTGATAATTTACAGTGTGCGGGACCACCGCTTTAGG